A stretch of the Tannerella serpentiformis genome encodes the following:
- a CDS encoding site-specific integrase, producing MDDKKMKVLLYLKKSSRDRSGKAPIMGRITLERSIAQLSCKLSCNPDLWNPRESRVNGKSREAVEVNAKLDNLLLAVQASYQSLLAKGSPFDATDIKDHFQGSVQSRTLFLERFDVLIENMENHVGVDIKENSLASYRQTRARLQQFIRAKHNASDLAFSLLTEDFIKQFEQYVIGEVGLKQSTCYNMIVLIKKVCKLAYREGAADSLLFDNVHVDKGDNRLPKALDKDALDKLKALRFDGLDSLDGDMETSRDVFLFACYTGAAYCDLMALNREHLIRDDEGALWLKFNRQKTGVLCRVKLLPEALRLLEQLHSDARETLLPYMNYATYLSCLKAISLRAGLSLPITTHTARHTFATLITLEQGVPIETVSKMLGHSTVRMTERYAKVTPQKLFEEFDRLIAFTEDLHLAI from the coding sequence ATGGATGACAAGAAAATGAAGGTGTTGCTCTACCTCAAAAAGAGCAGTCGCGACAGGTCTGGCAAGGCGCCGATCATGGGACGCATCACGCTGGAGCGTTCCATTGCACAGCTTAGCTGCAAGCTATCTTGTAACCCCGACTTGTGGAACCCGCGCGAAAGCCGAGTGAACGGGAAGAGCCGCGAGGCAGTCGAGGTTAATGCCAAGTTGGACAACCTCCTTCTCGCTGTTCAAGCCTCTTATCAATCCCTGCTTGCCAAGGGATCGCCATTTGATGCAACCGACATCAAGGATCATTTCCAAGGCAGCGTGCAGAGTCGAACTCTGTTTTTGGAGCGGTTCGACGTCTTGATCGAGAACATGGAGAATCACGTCGGTGTAGACATCAAGGAAAATTCTTTGGCCTCGTACCGTCAGACAAGGGCACGATTGCAGCAGTTCATTCGAGCGAAGCATAACGCTTCCGACTTGGCCTTTTCGCTGCTGACGGAGGACTTCATCAAACAATTCGAGCAGTATGTAATCGGAGAAGTTGGTCTGAAACAAAGCACCTGCTATAACATGATCGTCCTTATCAAGAAGGTCTGCAAACTGGCTTATCGCGAAGGAGCGGCAGACTCCTTGCTGTTCGACAATGTGCATGTAGACAAGGGAGATAACCGACTGCCCAAAGCGCTCGATAAGGATGCGTTAGACAAGTTGAAAGCACTGCGTTTTGACGGTTTGGACAGCTTGGACGGGGATATGGAAACCTCCCGCGATGTGTTTCTTTTCGCCTGTTACACCGGCGCGGCCTATTGCGATCTGATGGCACTGAACCGTGAGCATCTTATCCGCGACGACGAGGGCGCCCTTTGGCTGAAGTTCAACAGGCAGAAGACGGGCGTCCTCTGCCGCGTAAAACTATTGCCCGAGGCACTTCGATTGTTGGAGCAGCTACACAGCGATGCCAGAGAAACACTGCTTCCTTATATGAACTATGCCACCTATTTGTCTTGTCTGAAGGCGATCTCGCTAAGGGCTGGACTGTCTTTGCCCATCACCACGCACACCGCCCGACACACATTCGCTACGCTCATCACCTTGGAGCAGGGCGTGCCCATTGAGACGGTGAGCAAGATGCTTGGGCATAGCACCGTGCGCATGACCGAGCGATATGCGAAAGTCACTCCCCAAAAGCTGTTTGAGGAGTTCGACCGCTTGATTGCCTTCACTGAAGATTTACACCTAGCCATTTAA
- a CDS encoding site-specific integrase yields the protein MRSTFKILFYINRQKTKTDGKTAIFCRVTIDGRSTTMTTGEECPPAEWNSRQGTTGEKKIDQRLAVFRELVEKTYAEMLTKDGVVSAELLKNHLQGVAAAPTTLLTMSRAELQSVKACVGKSRSAGTYRNHTYSDKMLHEWIADKERKDMPIHAVTEDLFEEFRFYLKKKRFAAKTVNRHLCWFSRLMYRAVSKRIIRYNPFEDAIYEKEERKIRFLQKSDVAKLMALKVNDREAEQARQMFIFSCFTGLAIADMERLKFSHIQTAADGRRYIRKERQKTKVEFVVPLHPIVEEILSRCREEQTVKEKGDGLVFPRDCSRSAMNNKLSTVGLACGIRQRLSFHMARHTFGTLSLSAGIPIESIAKMMGHASISSTQIYAQVTDKKISEDMDKLIRKQQAASE from the coding sequence ATGAGAAGTACATTCAAAATCCTGTTCTACATCAACAGACAGAAGACAAAGACAGACGGCAAGACGGCCATCTTTTGCCGTGTCACCATCGATGGCAGAAGCACGACCATGACAACTGGCGAGGAATGTCCGCCGGCCGAATGGAACAGCAGACAGGGGACAACCGGCGAAAAGAAAATCGACCAACGCCTCGCAGTGTTCAGGGAGCTTGTGGAAAAGACCTACGCGGAAATGCTTACGAAGGACGGCGTGGTCAGCGCTGAACTGCTCAAGAATCACTTGCAGGGTGTCGCCGCCGCACCGACTACCCTTTTGACCATGAGTAGGGCGGAGCTGCAATCTGTAAAAGCATGCGTGGGTAAGTCAAGATCTGCGGGCACCTATCGAAATCACACCTATTCAGACAAGATGCTTCACGAGTGGATAGCAGACAAAGAGCGAAAGGACATGCCCATCCACGCTGTTACAGAAGACTTGTTTGAAGAGTTCCGCTTCTATCTCAAAAAGAAACGGTTTGCAGCGAAGACGGTCAATCGCCACCTATGCTGGTTCAGCCGATTGATGTATCGTGCAGTCAGCAAAAGGATCATTCGCTATAATCCTTTTGAAGATGCCATCTATGAAAAGGAAGAGAGGAAGATTCGCTTCTTGCAAAAGAGTGATGTAGCCAAGCTCATGGCGCTGAAAGTAAACGACAGGGAAGCAGAGCAGGCTCGGCAGATGTTCATCTTCTCCTGCTTCACAGGTTTGGCCATTGCGGATATGGAACGTCTGAAATTTTCGCATATTCAAACGGCGGCAGATGGCCGGAGGTATATCCGCAAGGAACGGCAGAAGACGAAAGTGGAATTCGTCGTACCGTTACATCCGATCGTGGAGGAGATCCTTAGCAGATGTAGAGAAGAACAAACGGTGAAAGAGAAAGGTGACGGCCTTGTCTTTCCACGCGATTGCAGCCGTAGTGCGATGAATAACAAACTGAGCACTGTGGGGCTGGCGTGTGGCATCAGGCAACGACTCTCTTTCCACATGGCGCGTCACACGTTCGGGACTTTGTCGCTCAGTGCCGGCATCCCTATAGAGAGCATCGCTAAGATGATGGGACACGCCTCCATATCCAGCACTCAGATCTATGCGCAGGTGACGGACAAAAAGATCTCAGAAGACATGGACAAGTTGATCCGGAAGCAACAAGCGGCGTCAGAGTGA
- a CDS encoding helix-turn-helix domain-containing protein, which produces MSIKLSVQEIEELRKLQRNVSRRADYVRVTCILMLAMGCSPDFVAQSLGIDVATVYRYKKLYDQDGIDGLLEDSYRGYSGRLYSEQISLLCKEFKRHIYTDAKRVTLWVKNTFEIGLYTGRDGTSVESHRLHLQEDNRGSL; this is translated from the coding sequence ATGTCAATCAAACTATCAGTACAAGAAATAGAGGAGCTTCGTAAACTTCAGCGCAATGTTAGTAGGCGTGCGGATTACGTTCGGGTTACTTGTATCTTGATGCTGGCCATGGGCTGCAGTCCTGACTTTGTCGCACAGAGCTTGGGCATAGACGTTGCGACAGTCTATCGTTATAAGAAACTCTATGATCAAGATGGTATCGACGGTCTTTTGGAAGATAGCTATAGGGGCTATTCTGGACGTCTTTATAGTGAACAAATTAGCTTGCTTTGTAAAGAGTTTAAAAGGCATATTTATACAGATGCAAAACGTGTGACTCTATGGGTAAAGAACACCTTCGAGATAGGATTATACACCGGGCGGGATGGTACATCTGTTGAATCGCATAGGCTTCACCTACAAGAAGACAACCGAGGTTCCTTGTGA
- a CDS encoding GlsB/YeaQ/YmgE family stress response membrane protein, which yields MGIIATLIIGAIAGWLGGTIYKGSGLGLVGNIIIGLLGSGLGYWLLGSVFNISLGEGWVGSILTGAIGAIIILFLMNLIFKKKK from the coding sequence ATGGGTATTATTGCAACACTTATTATTGGAGCCATTGCAGGATGGCTAGGGGGTACTATATATAAAGGTAGTGGATTGGGACTTGTTGGGAATATCATTATTGGCCTTCTTGGGAGTGGTCTGGGGTACTGGCTTTTAGGAAGTGTATTTAACATCTCTCTTGGTGAGGGATGGGTTGGTTCTATCTTGACAGGGGCTATTGGGGCTATTATTATATTGTTTTTGATGAATTTGATTTTTAAGAAAAAAAAGTAA
- a CDS encoding zinc metalloprotease, with protein sequence MKYSSVNKIIIPVVVHVVYSSTPQDISNAQIHSQIQVLNEDFQRKNADKENTPPAFSNVAGSANIEFRLAKVDPNGNPTDGII encoded by the coding sequence ATGAAATACTCCTCTGTCAACAAAATTATCATCCCTGTCGTTGTGCATGTGGTATATAGTAGCACACCACAGGATATCAGCAATGCTCAGATTCATTCTCAAATACAGGTGCTGAATGAAGATTTTCAAAGAAAGAACGCAGACAAGGAGAATACGCCACCAGCATTTTCAAATGTTGCTGGAAGCGCAAATATTGAATTCAGATTAGCTAAAGTAGACCCCAATGGAAATCCTACAGATGGTATAATATGA
- a CDS encoding DUF3408 domain-containing protein, which produces MTIEELRRARLAAKQEAMGGMGGNAETKRKAEVEAEAKAEESLFFDPPAGGKMTAEQRQAVLTAKLKKLGDYGVKRHTVEESPFFDPPVEIEATRSTLDPPPAEVVAPVLSAPPSPPAAAPRKAKSHKEDLAAFRDTYLQPVRISHRKAVYVSDETQQRLDFVVRRIGLRGASISGYVERVLREHLDGYKDSIEQWRKL; this is translated from the coding sequence ATGACGATAGAAGAACTACGGCGCGCCAGATTAGCCGCTAAACAGGAAGCGATGGGCGGCATGGGTGGCAATGCCGAAACCAAGCGCAAGGCGGAAGTGGAGGCAGAGGCCAAGGCGGAAGAATCGCTATTCTTTGATCCGCCCGCAGGCGGTAAGATGACAGCAGAACAACGGCAGGCCGTCTTGACCGCCAAACTGAAAAAACTGGGCGACTATGGCGTCAAACGTCACACAGTAGAAGAGTCGCCCTTCTTTGATCCGCCTGTAGAGATTGAGGCGACAAGAAGCACGCTTGATCCTCCTCCGGCGGAAGTTGTTGCGCCCGTTCTCTCCGCTCCACCCTCTCCACCTGCTGCGGCTCCTCGAAAGGCCAAGAGCCACAAGGAGGATTTGGCCGCATTTCGAGACACGTACCTCCAACCCGTACGCATCAGTCACCGCAAGGCGGTCTACGTCTCTGACGAGACTCAGCAAAGGCTAGACTTCGTTGTCCGCCGAATCGGCCTGCGAGGCGCCAGCATCTCGGGCTATGTCGAGCGTGTGCTTCGGGAGCATCTCGACGGGTACAAGGACAGCATCGAACAATGGCGGAAGCTCTGA
- a CDS encoding helix-turn-helix domain-containing protein, which produces MQIILVDGKAWERHRSAFADFIYRLERLIGNPPETDEWLDNDAVCRRLSISPRTLQTLRDTGKIPFSMVGHKCYYKAGDIAELLNSKAE; this is translated from the coding sequence ATGCAGATCATCCTTGTAGACGGTAAGGCTTGGGAGCGACATCGCTCCGCCTTTGCCGACTTTATCTACCGCCTCGAGCGGCTCATTGGCAACCCGCCCGAGACCGACGAATGGCTCGACAACGACGCCGTATGCCGCCGGCTGAGCATCAGCCCTCGCACCCTGCAGACCTTGAGAGATACGGGCAAAATCCCCTTCTCCATGGTCGGGCATAAGTGTTATTACAAAGCCGGCGACATCGCCGAATTACTGAATTCAAAAGCTGAATGA